The window CAGGCGAAGGGccgctccccggtgtggacccgccggtgcctTGCCAGGTTCCCCGCCAGGGTGAAGGCCTTGCCGCACTCGGGGCAGGAGAAGGGCCGCTCGCCGGTGTGCacccgccggtgggtcagcaggtcTGACGACTGGGTGAAGGCCTTGCCGCACTCGGGGCAGGCGAAGGGCCTCTCGCCCGTGTGCACCCGCCGGTGCCTCAGCAGCTCCGCCGAGCTCTTGAAACTGTCCCCGCACTCGGCGCACTTGAAAGGCCGCTCGCCCGTGTGGATGAGGCGGTGGGT is drawn from Chiloscyllium plagiosum isolate BGI_BamShark_2017 unplaced genomic scaffold, ASM401019v2 scaf_15008, whole genome shotgun sequence and contains these coding sequences:
- the LOC122546533 gene encoding zinc finger protein 664-like, whose amino-acid sequence is MEKPWKCGDCGKGFDYPYQLEAHRRGHTGERPFTCSACGKGFTQSSHLLTHRRVHTGERPFGCPECGKAFTHSSPLRTHRLIHTGERPFKCAECGDSFKSSAELLRHRRVHTGERPFACPECGKAFTQSSDLLTHRRVHTGERPFSCPECGKAFTLAGNL